From the Roseibium salinum genome, one window contains:
- a CDS encoding proteasome-type protease produces MTYCVGLKLDRGLVFAADTRTNAGVDNISSFKKLSVWDEPGERVITLLSSGNLAVTQAVISLLSEHITTAETDRTTLMTARTMFQVARLVGSAVREVKAIDGEALAASAESFSVTFILGGQIKGERPRLFQIYAAGNFIEVCDDTPFLQIGEHKYGKPILDRVTRPDMRLGEAAKLVLLSFDSTLRSNLSVGMPIDMLLYNTDSFSTERQVRIEQDNPYFQKLSRTWSDKLREAFADIEEFEI; encoded by the coding sequence ATGACCTATTGTGTCGGCTTAAAACTGGATCGCGGCCTCGTCTTCGCCGCTGACACAAGAACCAATGCCGGTGTCGACAACATCTCCAGCTTCAAGAAACTCAGTGTCTGGGATGAACCGGGAGAGCGTGTGATCACGTTGCTTTCATCGGGCAATCTCGCCGTCACCCAGGCGGTCATCTCCCTGCTTAGCGAACACATCACCACGGCGGAGACCGACCGGACGACGCTGATGACCGCCAGGACAATGTTTCAGGTCGCCCGCCTGGTTGGCAGCGCGGTCCGCGAAGTCAAGGCGATCGACGGCGAAGCCCTCGCCGCCAGCGCCGAAAGCTTCTCTGTCACCTTCATCCTGGGCGGCCAGATCAAGGGGGAACGGCCGCGCCTGTTTCAGATCTATGCCGCCGGCAACTTCATCGAAGTCTGCGACGACACGCCGTTTCTGCAGATCGGTGAGCACAAATACGGCAAGCCGATCCTCGACCGCGTGACGCGTCCCGACATGCGTCTTGGCGAGGCCGCAAAACTGGTGCTGCTGTCCTTCGACTCCACCTTGCGTTCCAATCTTTCGGTCGGCATGCCCATCGACATGCTGCTTTACAACACCGATTCCTTTTCCACCGAACGCCAGGTCCGTATCGAGCAGGACAACCCCTATTTTCAGAAGTTGTCCCGCACATGGTCCGACAAGCTGCGCGAAGCCTTTGCCGATATCGAAGAATTCGAGATCTGA
- a CDS encoding patatin-like protein: MKEIELRLALVFYGGVSLAIYMHGVSREVLNLVRASSYRLDRRTNGTGQETAGPDLSPVQSAFTELLDLVSGAADVRVVVDAIAGASAGGVNGIMLARAIAHDLPLDSHSRMWLEKADVTRLARPQSGLSRYLKISISPVLDQLISTRLDKQIESAETREKLRHFMQARWFTPPFSGKRFIGWMLDACQKMERDGEEQRTLIPRGQTLDLFVTLTDYNGIKRRIHLDDPDFVEEWDHRRILNFHAVHRSPGLVESQFATENIPELVFAARATSSFPGAFPPSTVAEMERVLERYDLPWKHRDAFLQRGLGLAPEVVSQHCFVDGSVVMNKPFAPVIQVIQDRPAAREVARRLIYVDPAPVEPAETNGLAREVPGFFRVILASLAHIPRNEPIGDDLKELEQSNRRSRWLAQLIDSAGPMVEEAVKGLLPKRRTVTPEMLSKCRKDATGAAFEQAGFAFLNYQSLKLHALAERLAGLTVELSGIIGAQKHEEAVLARFSQHFSRLTVESTDLLGRTDPYILALLRGLDVDYRIRRLRFVVRKLNGFYHFEPESGLPPPDTEALDHMKGLFYDQIDHLGWRWKELFFGSSCRGMAAQLVSDLAAGRPTSRDQVVQLVASLTQMMGLADLDRLHDELFAETARELLDKERHASLLRAYIGFGFYDLITFPVLQRNDFSEVTEILVDRISPRDADSLYTEGFDLKGKSLNAFGAFFNRGWREHDYLWGRLNAADRLVSVVLSAAGGGALPQMQINQARARIFLAILEEERGKLTEISEELERVDVLIRTIYPDFAHVAEEA; encoded by the coding sequence ATGAAGGAAATCGAGCTCAGACTTGCTCTCGTATTTTATGGCGGCGTTTCGCTCGCCATTTATATGCATGGGGTCAGCCGGGAGGTTCTGAACCTGGTTCGCGCATCGAGCTACCGTCTCGACCGGCGAACCAACGGAACGGGCCAGGAAACGGCCGGGCCGGACCTGTCTCCGGTCCAGAGCGCATTCACCGAACTCCTTGATCTCGTCTCCGGCGCCGCCGATGTCCGGGTCGTCGTCGACGCGATTGCCGGCGCATCCGCCGGCGGGGTCAACGGCATCATGCTGGCAAGAGCCATCGCCCATGACCTGCCGCTCGACAGCCACAGCCGGATGTGGCTCGAGAAGGCCGACGTCACGCGTCTCGCGCGCCCGCAATCCGGCCTGTCGCGCTATCTCAAGATCTCGATTTCGCCGGTCCTGGATCAGCTGATTTCCACGCGTCTGGACAAGCAGATCGAAAGCGCCGAAACGCGCGAGAAGCTGCGTCACTTCATGCAGGCAAGATGGTTCACGCCGCCGTTCTCGGGCAAGAGGTTCATCGGCTGGATGCTGGATGCGTGCCAGAAAATGGAACGGGACGGAGAGGAGCAGCGCACGCTGATACCGCGCGGGCAGACGCTGGATCTGTTCGTCACCCTTACCGATTACAACGGGATCAAGCGGCGGATTCATCTGGATGACCCCGATTTCGTCGAGGAATGGGATCACCGGCGGATCCTGAATTTCCACGCCGTCCACCGTTCTCCCGGGCTCGTCGAAAGCCAGTTCGCGACCGAAAACATTCCCGAGCTGGTGTTTGCCGCGCGGGCGACATCCTCGTTCCCCGGGGCCTTTCCGCCGTCCACAGTCGCGGAAATGGAGCGCGTCCTGGAGCGGTATGACCTGCCCTGGAAGCACCGGGATGCGTTTCTGCAACGTGGACTGGGCCTGGCTCCGGAAGTGGTTTCGCAGCATTGTTTCGTGGACGGCAGCGTTGTCATGAACAAGCCTTTCGCGCCGGTGATCCAGGTGATCCAGGACCGGCCGGCGGCCCGCGAGGTGGCGCGGCGGTTGATTTACGTCGATCCGGCGCCGGTCGAGCCCGCCGAAACCAATGGTCTTGCGCGCGAGGTGCCTGGCTTTTTCAGGGTGATCCTCGCCTCACTGGCCCATATCCCGCGCAACGAACCGATCGGCGACGATCTGAAGGAACTGGAACAGAGCAACCGGCGCAGCCGCTGGTTGGCACAGCTGATCGATTCCGCCGGACCGATGGTGGAAGAGGCGGTGAAGGGGCTGTTGCCAAAGCGGCGAACGGTAACCCCGGAAATGCTTTCCAAATGCCGCAAGGATGCAACGGGGGCCGCCTTCGAGCAGGCCGGCTTCGCCTTTTTGAACTACCAGTCGCTGAAGCTGCATGCCCTTGCCGAACGGCTTGCCGGGCTGACGGTCGAGCTCAGCGGAATAATCGGCGCCCAGAAACATGAGGAAGCCGTGCTTGCACGGTTTTCCCAGCACTTTTCCCGGCTGACCGTGGAAAGCACGGACCTTCTGGGCCGCACGGATCCCTACATCCTGGCACTGTTGCGCGGATTGGATGTCGACTACCGCATCCGCCGTCTGCGGTTCGTGGTCCGCAAGTTGAACGGATTCTACCACTTCGAACCGGAATCAGGACTTCCGCCTCCCGATACGGAAGCGCTCGACCACATGAAGGGCCTCTTCTACGATCAGATCGACCACTTGGGCTGGCGCTGGAAGGAGCTGTTTTTCGGCAGCAGTTGCCGGGGCATGGCCGCGCAGCTTGTGAGCGATCTCGCGGCCGGCCGGCCCACCAGCCGCGACCAGGTCGTTCAACTGGTCGCCAGCCTGACCCAGATGATGGGACTGGCGGATCTTGACCGGCTGCATGACGAGCTTTTTGCGGAGACGGCGCGGGAATTGCTGGACAAGGAACGTCACGCTTCTCTGCTGCGCGCATATATCGGCTTCGGGTTTTACGACCTGATTACATTCCCGGTGCTGCAGCGGAACGACTTTTCGGAAGTCACCGAAATCCTTGTCGACCGGATCAGCCCGCGGGATGCCGACAGCCTCTATACCGAAGGATTCGACCTGAAGGGCAAATCGCTGAATGCCTTCGGGGCTTTCTTCAACCGTGGCTGGCGCGAGCATGACTATCTGTGGGGGCGGCTGAATGCGGCCGACCGGCTTGTCAGCGTCGTCCTGTCTGCCGCGGGCGGCGGCGCCTTGCCACAGATGCAGATCAACCAGGCCCGCGCCAGGATCTTTCTGGCGATCCTGGAGGAAGAGCGCGGCAAGCTGACTGAAATCTCGGAGGAACTCGAAAGGGTCGATGTTCTGATCCGGACAATCTATCCCGACTTCGCCCATGTGGCGGAGGAGGCTTGA
- the crcB gene encoding fluoride efflux transporter CrcB translates to MKHLLLVMLGGGIGAGGRHLVSLATLRLFGPGFPVGTLTVNVAGSLVMGLFIGWLVKQEGGNLQSLRYFVATGILGGFTTFSAFSLDASVLWERGDTHLALIYVLASVVLSILAVFAGLMIMRVAGS, encoded by the coding sequence TTGAAGCATCTTCTTCTGGTCATGCTGGGTGGCGGAATAGGCGCCGGAGGGCGGCATCTGGTGTCGCTCGCAACACTGCGCCTGTTCGGCCCGGGATTTCCGGTCGGCACGCTGACCGTGAACGTCGCCGGCTCGCTGGTAATGGGACTTTTTATCGGCTGGCTGGTGAAGCAGGAGGGCGGCAATCTGCAGTCCCTGCGCTATTTCGTTGCCACCGGCATTCTCGGCGGCTTTACCACCTTCTCCGCCTTTTCCCTCGACGCCTCCGTTCTCTGGGAGCGTGGAGATACCCACCTGGCGCTGATCTATGTGCTGGCATCCGTCGTCCTGTCGATCTTAGCCGTTTTCGCCGGCCTGATGATCATGCGCGTGGCGGGAAGCTAA
- a CDS encoding transglutaminase family protein: MRLSVRHTTRYRYDTPLTNAMQQLRLTPEDGPTQKIVEWSIQAPGIERATTYKDAFGNQVHMVSGGGTVHDVEITASGVVDTIDTNGILGHEPDAGIPPRIFTRITPLTQANQAIRRLASQAETDDRVAGFHALMHTIRERVDYKVGVTETHASATSALAAGEGVCQDHAHIFIAAARSIGIPARYVSGYLLLEDEQASEAHHAWAEVFLDGLGWTGFDISNDMCPTDRYIRLTVGLDSRSAAPIRGIRFGGLEENLHVEVDVAQAAFQQQQ, encoded by the coding sequence ATGCGATTATCCGTCCGACATACAACCCGCTACCGTTACGATACGCCGCTCACCAATGCCATGCAGCAGCTGCGTCTGACGCCGGAAGACGGCCCGACGCAGAAAATCGTCGAGTGGTCCATCCAGGCCCCCGGCATCGAGCGTGCAACCACCTATAAGGATGCCTTCGGCAACCAGGTCCATATGGTCTCAGGGGGCGGTACGGTTCACGACGTGGAAATCACCGCATCCGGAGTGGTCGATACAATCGACACCAACGGTATTCTGGGGCATGAGCCGGATGCCGGGATACCGCCGCGCATCTTCACCAGGATCACGCCGCTGACCCAGGCCAACCAGGCGATCCGCAGGCTGGCGTCGCAGGCGGAAACCGACGACAGGGTCGCCGGCTTTCACGCGCTCATGCATACCATCCGGGAGCGGGTCGACTACAAGGTCGGCGTGACGGAAACTCACGCTTCCGCAACTTCCGCGCTGGCGGCCGGTGAAGGCGTCTGCCAGGATCATGCGCACATTTTCATCGCCGCGGCACGGTCCATCGGCATTCCGGCCCGCTATGTCTCGGGCTATCTGCTGCTGGAAGACGAGCAGGCATCGGAAGCCCATCACGCCTGGGCCGAAGTGTTCCTTGACGGCCTTGGATGGACCGGCTTCGACATATCCAACGATATGTGTCCGACAGACCGCTATATCCGCTTGACGGTGGGCCTCGATTCCCGTTCAGCTGCTCCGATCAGGGGTATCCGCTTTGGCGGACTGGAAGAAAACCTTCACGTTGAAGTGGACGTCGCTCAAGCGGCTTTCCAACAGCAGCAATAG
- a CDS encoding RluA family pseudouridine synthase, producing the protein MSAIEQKQVAADEAGMRLDRWFKAHYPGLGFGRLQKLLRTGQVRVDGKRVEASTRIAKGQMVRIPPLGVELPADDKKNARPKSTKLIADDRRAVEDMLLYEDNQVMVLNKPAGLAVQGGSGLSRHLDGMLDAFKDAKGNKPRLVHRLDRETSGIILVARTRQAAQELTKSFRHRNTRKIYWAMLAGVPKPRQGRISTFIARNEGEERMQIVRQGDEDAQHAVSLYSVFEQSAQKLSWVTMKPVTGRTHQLRAHAAHIGHPIIGDDKYFNIENWELPGGIQNRLHLLARRIVIPHPSGSGMIDVSAPLPPHMQQTWNLLGFDAREYDPEADDPDESVIKR; encoded by the coding sequence ATGTCCGCGATTGAACAGAAACAAGTGGCCGCCGACGAGGCGGGCATGCGCCTCGACCGTTGGTTCAAGGCCCACTATCCGGGTCTCGGTTTCGGCCGCCTGCAGAAACTGCTGCGCACCGGACAAGTGCGTGTGGACGGCAAACGGGTGGAAGCCAGCACGCGGATTGCAAAGGGCCAGATGGTCCGCATTCCGCCGCTCGGCGTCGAACTGCCGGCGGACGACAAGAAGAACGCAAGACCGAAATCGACCAAGCTGATTGCCGATGACCGCAGGGCCGTGGAGGACATGCTGCTCTACGAAGACAATCAGGTGATGGTGCTGAACAAGCCGGCCGGCCTTGCCGTTCAGGGCGGGTCGGGACTGAGCCGCCATCTAGACGGCATGCTGGATGCCTTCAAGGATGCCAAGGGCAACAAGCCGCGCCTCGTGCACCGCCTCGACCGTGAGACCTCCGGCATCATCCTCGTCGCGCGCACCCGTCAGGCGGCCCAGGAACTCACCAAGTCCTTCCGTCACCGCAATACCCGCAAGATCTACTGGGCGATGCTGGCGGGTGTGCCGAAGCCGCGCCAGGGCCGGATTTCGACCTTCATTGCCCGCAACGAAGGCGAGGAGCGCATGCAGATCGTGCGTCAGGGGGACGAAGATGCCCAGCACGCGGTCTCACTCTACTCGGTTTTCGAGCAGTCGGCCCAGAAGCTATCCTGGGTGACGATGAAACCGGTGACCGGCCGGACGCACCAGTTGCGCGCCCATGCCGCCCATATCGGTCATCCGATCATCGGCGACGACAAGTATTTCAATATCGAAAACTGGGAGCTGCCCGGCGGCATTCAGAACCGGCTGCATCTGCTGGCCCGGCGGATCGTCATCCCGCATCCCTCCGGCAGCGGCATGATCGACGTCTCCGCACCCCTGCCGCCGCATATGCAGCAGACCTGGAATCTACTCGGCTTCGATGCCAGGGAATACGATCCGGAGGCCGACGATCCGGACGAGAGCGTGATCAAACGCTGA
- a CDS encoding ATP12 family chaperone protein: protein MRDFVQTLHEEIGKDPEQRARELSRRELPKRFYKEAAHRETEGGYAIHLDGRPVKTPGKQTLLLPSDRLGAAVAAEWAAQEKEINPARMPLTRIANSALDAVSVRFDEVADDIVRFAGNDALCYRADDPESLIDTQCRLWDPVVDWAGMLLGGRFVLIEGIIHAPQPDALLAAYRARISGETPLRLAALHTITSLTGSALLALALRESHLDADSVWKAAHVEEDFNIERWGEDAEAARVRAYKRTEFDAAVLILREA, encoded by the coding sequence ATGCGCGATTTTGTTCAGACGCTGCACGAAGAAATCGGGAAGGATCCGGAGCAGCGCGCACGCGAACTCTCCCGGCGCGAGTTGCCCAAACGGTTCTACAAGGAGGCAGCCCACCGGGAAACGGAAGGCGGCTATGCGATCCACCTGGACGGCCGCCCGGTGAAAACGCCCGGAAAGCAGACATTGCTACTGCCGAGCGACAGGCTGGGCGCAGCGGTTGCGGCCGAATGGGCCGCCCAGGAGAAGGAAATCAATCCGGCCAGAATGCCGCTGACCCGCATTGCCAATTCGGCCCTGGATGCGGTCTCCGTGCGGTTTGACGAAGTGGCCGACGATATCGTCCGCTTTGCCGGCAACGATGCGCTCTGCTACCGCGCGGACGATCCCGAAAGCCTGATCGACACGCAGTGCAGGCTCTGGGATCCGGTGGTCGATTGGGCCGGAATGCTGCTTGGCGGACGGTTCGTGCTGATCGAAGGCATTATCCATGCGCCGCAGCCCGATGCCCTGCTTGCGGCCTACCGGGCACGGATCTCCGGCGAAACGCCTCTCCGCCTTGCCGCCCTCCACACCATCACCAGCCTCACCGGCTCGGCGCTTCTGGCGCTCGCCTTGCGGGAAAGCCATCTTGATGCCGACAGCGTCTGGAAAGCCGCGCATGTCGAAGAGGATTTCAACATCGAACGGTGGGGCGAGGACGCGGAGGCAGCGCGCGTGCGGGCCTATAAGCGGACCGAGTTCGATGCGGCAGTGCTGATCCTGCGCGAGGCGTAA
- a CDS encoding HAD-IA family hydrolase, producing MYLIIFDVDGTLVDSQNTILHGLQVGFEAVGLPMPDRRTALSIVGRSLNEAFADLVGPTRIDLVPAMAEAYRQSKISRRGQGLDIDPLYPGAREAIGSLRARADFLLGIATGKALRGVRHMQDTHDLHDWFVTIQTADTSPSKPHPDMILRAMAETGAEPHRTLMIGDTAFDMEMARAAGARSIGVTWGYHDQAMLTASGADRIIHSFPELERALAEVLDFDEEPV from the coding sequence ATGTACCTGATCATCTTTGACGTCGACGGCACGCTGGTGGACAGCCAGAACACCATCCTGCACGGTCTGCAGGTGGGGTTTGAAGCCGTCGGCCTGCCGATGCCGGACCGGCGGACCGCCCTGTCGATCGTCGGCCGTTCGCTCAACGAAGCGTTCGCGGATCTGGTCGGCCCGACCCGCATCGATCTGGTTCCGGCAATGGCGGAGGCCTACCGGCAGTCCAAGATCTCCCGGCGCGGACAGGGGCTCGACATCGACCCGCTCTATCCCGGCGCACGAGAGGCGATCGGGAGCCTCCGTGCCCGGGCGGATTTTCTGCTGGGCATTGCGACCGGCAAGGCGTTGCGCGGCGTCCGGCACATGCAGGACACCCATGACCTCCACGATTGGTTCGTCACCATCCAGACAGCCGACACGTCGCCCTCCAAACCGCATCCGGACATGATCCTGCGGGCGATGGCGGAGACGGGCGCCGAGCCGCATCGCACGCTCATGATCGGCGATACCGCTTTCGACATGGAGATGGCCAGGGCGGCCGGGGCGCGTTCGATCGGGGTCACCTGGGGTTACCATGATCAGGCGATGCTGACCGCGAGCGGGGCGGACCGGATCATTCACAGCTTCCCCGAGCTGGAACGGGCTCTGGCCGAAGTGTTGGATTTTGACGAGGAACCAGTCTGA
- a CDS encoding tlde1 domain-containing protein yields the protein MNRKGGKSALGRERTFYAVLAAASLLVSGLAVAATLLGPALAPSHFSNVTPAAEALTLSHVAQTSGVPVSAAMKAGRQTAQRAGNDTPVQSPPSPAEPELAALAEAEQRQTETKLAAAKAEETERQTEAAKAAEAQQSAKQTLAAKLTRVNQARTLQLARAAEARTQALENAEEAATTVAAIPEVPAAPAQKQAEAAPNTQPMPAVALASLERPAMRSLARAAPEKPGAIVPRVPAVKPEPPQRAERTTPEPAVQKPDEKPEAAVLAYATPGNPEDEENDVFSGIGKLFGGGTAAPGRGIAVYDISAATVHMPDGSKLEAHSGIGNRMDDPKHAYVKNYGPTPPNVYKLRMRERLFHGVEAIRMLPYDRTAMKGRDGMLTHTRLLRRSIGSHGCVAFKDYNKFLTAFKQGKVKTLIVVPSMNDLPRYMAMHERGYQA from the coding sequence TTGAATCGAAAGGGCGGCAAGAGCGCCCTGGGGAGAGAGCGGACTTTCTACGCGGTTCTGGCAGCAGCCAGTCTACTGGTGTCCGGTCTGGCCGTGGCGGCGACCCTGCTGGGTCCCGCGCTGGCGCCTTCCCATTTCTCCAACGTGACCCCGGCGGCGGAAGCACTGACGCTCTCGCATGTCGCGCAGACATCCGGCGTGCCGGTTTCAGCGGCAATGAAAGCGGGCCGGCAAACGGCGCAGCGCGCCGGGAACGACACGCCGGTCCAGTCCCCTCCTTCGCCGGCTGAACCAGAACTGGCGGCTTTGGCGGAGGCCGAACAACGGCAAACCGAAACCAAGCTGGCCGCAGCCAAAGCGGAAGAAACCGAACGGCAGACTGAAGCGGCAAAGGCGGCCGAAGCTCAGCAGTCTGCCAAACAGACGCTCGCGGCCAAACTGACCAGGGTCAATCAGGCGCGCACGCTGCAATTGGCCCGGGCTGCCGAGGCGCGTACGCAGGCTCTGGAAAATGCCGAGGAAGCGGCCACTACGGTCGCCGCAATCCCGGAAGTCCCTGCAGCACCGGCGCAAAAACAGGCCGAGGCCGCACCGAATACCCAGCCGATGCCTGCTGTCGCCCTCGCCTCGCTCGAACGGCCCGCGATGCGCTCGCTTGCACGAGCCGCTCCGGAAAAGCCGGGAGCAATCGTGCCGCGCGTGCCCGCCGTCAAGCCAGAACCGCCCCAGCGTGCAGAACGCACGACTCCCGAACCCGCCGTCCAGAAGCCGGACGAAAAGCCGGAAGCGGCTGTCCTCGCCTATGCAACGCCAGGCAATCCGGAAGATGAGGAAAACGACGTTTTCAGCGGCATCGGAAAACTGTTCGGCGGCGGCACGGCTGCGCCGGGGCGCGGAATTGCCGTCTACGACATCAGTGCCGCGACCGTGCACATGCCCGACGGCAGCAAACTGGAAGCCCATTCCGGCATCGGAAACAGGATGGACGATCCCAAGCACGCCTACGTGAAGAACTACGGACCGACCCCGCCGAATGTCTACAAGTTGCGCATGCGCGAACGGCTGTTCCACGGCGTGGAGGCCATCCGGATGCTCCCCTATGACCGGACGGCCATGAAGGGCCGTGACGGCATGCTCACGCACACGCGCCTGCTGCGCCGGTCCATCGGTTCCCACGGCTGCGTGGCCTTCAAGGACTACAACAAGTTCCTCACGGCCTTCAAACAGGGCAAGGTCAAGACCCTGATCGTGGTGCCGTCAATGAACGACCTGCCGAGATACATGGCAATGCATGAGCGCGGCTATCAGGCCTAA